The Candidatus Nitrosotalea sinensis genomic interval TGAACCTGATATGTGTTCAAGTTGATATCTTGTAGTCCTCTCATTATAGTCTGGTGCATTTTTGAACAGGGGAGCAATCTGGTCTACTGTTTGACCCTTGGAGAGGAGATACGTAGCAAGCAGAAACCTACCAGAGTGTGGAAGGTTCTCACCTTTTTCCAATACCTCAATTCCATGTTTTACACATGGAGGATATTCTGATGAGACAAAGGAGGCATCAGAAAACTTTTTGGCAAGAGAAACAAGATCTTCAACTCTTTGCCTAAAGCTTTCAGGTATTGAGCCAATGCTTACAGACTGGATTCTTGCATTGATGTATTCCCCAAGTTCTGCACGAATCAGCCTTACTGTTTCATGTGCACTAAGGTACACATATCCATTTGCAACTCTTCGGTTTACCAGCTTCCATTCTTTTTCATGAAAATGTACTGCTCTTTTCAAATAGTCAGGTATCTTGATTACAAATTCGTCATTGCTAATTGATACATTTACAGAAAATACATCTTGAATTATTTTTAATGGCAACTCCAGATTTTTCTTTTCTCTACTTGCATACAGGTCCTGCTGAAGATACCTCTCGGCTCTTCTTGATTCTGCAAGTGAAAATCTCTTGATTAAAGTAGCCATGCCTGCAGATTTTAGCAAAATGATTGCAACAATAAATGACAACAACTCAGAGTCGTTGTCAAGTGCATCAAGGTCAGACTGGTATATTTGACCAGATGAAGCAACCACTATTCTTCCATATGCTTTTTCCACGATTGGTTTCCAATCAGAGTGACCTAGCTGCTCAAGATTCAGTCCGGTATCTCTCAGGTATTCTCCTGCCTCTGTCAAAAAAGGATATTTTGCCAGATCTTTGACCCCAATCTTTAACATGCCTTGATTGTTCGTGCTAACCTTAAAAATCTGACTAGAATTTTTTGTAAAACAGATAATCTCATACGAGTTTAAATTATCCTAAAGTAAATCAGTGACATGCAGGTTGGATTGCATGTATCCATTGCAGGTTCAATAGACAAGGCAGTTGATAATGCAGTTGCAACAGAATGCACCGCTTTTCAGATATTTACCCGCAACCCTAGAGGATGGGCAGCAAAACCACTTTCAAATACTGATGCTACAAATTTTAAAGAAAAACTTGTCAAGAGCAAGATAGACAGACTTGCAACAGTGGCACATATGCCATATCTTCCAAATTTATCCTCCCCAGATGAGGATCCGTTTGCAAGATCTCTTGACTCTCTAATTGATGAGGTGAAAAGATGCAGCAAGCTTGGAATTCCATACATTGTTGCACATCTTGGAAGTCACAAGGGCAAGGGAGACCAAAAGGGAATTGAGATGCTTGTCAAGGCGTTTACAAAGGCTGCTGAAGATACTCCAGATGATGTAACGATACTTTTGGAAAACACTGCAGGCCAGAAAAATAGTGTTGGCTCGGATCTTGACCAACTTGGTTCCATCTTGTCGCAACTCAAGCCTGCAAAGAGATTTGGAATATGTTTTGATACATGTCATGCTTTTGCATTTGGTTATGACATGAGTACAGAAAAGGGTGCAGCTGCCACACTTGAAAAATTTGACACTGCAATAGGGTTTGAGCACTTGAAGATACTACACCTAAATGACTCCAAGGGAGAACTTGGAAGTAACCTGGATAGACACGAGCACATCGGGCTTGGCTACATTGGCGAAAAAGGCATGAAATACATCATAAAAGCAATCAACCGCAAGAAAATTCCAATAATTTTAGAGACTCCAATTGACGAGAGACGTGATGATGTCGGAAACTTGAATAAGGTAAAAGAGTTGGCAAAATAATTGTGATTTTATGGATTACGAACAAATAATGCAACTTGCACTTGAGCGTGGATTTTATTTTCCAAGCTGTGAGATATATTCAGACGCCCAGGCAGGCTTTTGGGAGTATGGTCCGTCAGGTGTTAGCCTAAAGAACAAATTCATTGAATTATGGAGAAGGGAACTTGTAAGAAGAGACAGAATGTGGGAGATTGATGGTTCCCAGATAATGTCAGAGAATGTTTTTGTTGCTTCTGGTCATCTTGCAAGTTTTGCAGATCCAATTGCAAAATGCACCAAATGCAAATCAATCTTTAGGGCAGACAAGATGATAGAAGAGATTACAGGTATAACAGTTCCAGAGAGTGCAGATCTTGAAGAGTTTGATAAAGTAATAGAAGAGAAAAAAATTGTCTGCACCAAATGCAAAGGGAGTTTTGAAAAGATAAACAAATTCAACATGATGTTCAAAGTGGGAATAGGAGCACAGGGAGAATCTGCATACCTTAGGCCAGAGACATGCCAATCCATCTTTGTTGATTTTCCAAGATTGTACAAGACAATGCGAGGAAGACTTCCAATAGGCATAGCACAGATTGGAAAGAGTTTCAGAAATGAGATATCGCCAAGGCAGAGCCTTCTTAGATTAAGAGAGTTTTATCAGGCAGAAATAGAAGTTTTTTGCAATCCTGGAAATCTTGATGATCTTGCCAAGTTTGCAGAGGTGGAAAACACCCAGATACGAATAATGATAGATGACACCATAAAGAGTGTGACATGCAAAGAAGCTTTGGAGCAGGGCTTGGTGCCAAACAAGCTTGTTGCATACTATCTAGGATTACTTGTAGAATTTTACCAAAAGACTGGAATTGATGTAACAAAAAGCAGATTTAGAAAACTAGGAGACAAGGAAAAGGCATTCTATGCCACTGTTGCATTTGATTTTGAAGTACAGACAAACACTGGATGGCTTGAACTTGTTGCATGCAATTACAGATCAGACTATGATTTGAAAAATCACGCAAGTGTAAGCAAGGAAAAATTTGAGGTCATGGATGAGGAGACCAAAGTTTTGCCGCATGTCTTTGAGATATCAATGGGAATAGACCGAAGTCTGTACACCATGATAGAACACAGACTCCGTGAAGACAAGGAAAACGATAGAATAGTGCTCTCCTTAGAGCCGTACTTGTCCCCAATTCATGTAGGTGTTTTGTCCCTTGTAAAAAAAGACGGATTGGCTGAAAAGACAGAAGAAGTTTACATGATACTGCGAAAAAAATATGATGCATTTTTGGACCACTCGGGTGCAATAGGTCGAAGATACAGAAGACTTGATGAAGTAGGTGCCCCGTTTGCAGTTACCATTGATCACCAGACACTAGAGGACGGTACCGTAACAATACGAAACCGTGATTCTATGAGTCAAGAAAGAATCAAGATCTCAGAGCTTGATTCACATTTGGCAAAAGCAACTGCATTCCCATAATTTAGGTCAAGGATTTTCAGTGATAAATGGAGTATCTACTGCTCTATATTTTACCTTGAGTATAGTATCATCCATTGCATGAGCCACAGGTGCCATAGTGTTTGTCGAGTCAATCTCTACTTTCCAGTCTCCGCCAAGTGAGTCTGCAGAAGTTATTGAGAATCTCTCAAGAGAGTCATCAGATCCTGTATATCGTACTCTGTAAACTTGATCCCCGAGAGTAATTGACTTTATTCCTCCTGCCTGTCCAATTGTGGAGGATGATACAAGGCAGCTATCACTTGGGCCAATTACACATGTACCGTCTGGAGATACCACCTTGTATCTCATTGTGCCGTCGTTTACAAATGATGAATACAATACTGATGCCTTGGCTACAGTCACATTTCCTAGCAATACATCCTTGACAGTAGATATATGTGATAAAGGCATGTTGTATGTTCCTGGGAACGTGACTGTATTGGGTGGAGTATTGTCTACAATCTCATTTCCAAAGATCTCCGCTCTTGTTTCTAGTCTGTAGCTTGAGATCTTGCCAACGGTATTGGTCTTCCATTCAAGGTTTACCTTAGTTTGTCCTGTATTGAAGATTTGAGGTTGGGAGGCATATACTATAGTTCCATTGGCTACCAACACTATGTTACCATAGACTGGTCCAGTAGAATTGTTGACAAAGTATGCAGTAGGATGACCTGTGGTGCCCTCTGCTCTTGCACCTTTGACATCAAGATCAATGCTGCCAATAATTGGATAACTTGGTTTTACTCCTATTGTGTAGATATCAGAGTCTGTCTTCTTGTTTGCACTATTTTCCACATGTACCCAGTATTTTACTGCAGGTGTCTGTAGGAGACCAGATGAAATTGTTCCAGACAGGAGGTATGTGCTATTTGATATTTGTAATGGTACAACATTCATTGTTACTGCATTGTATTGTCCAGAGTTATCTGAGATGCTTGCAGATCGTAACTCGGCTGATGTCATCTGTGTCGGTGTATCCACAATTGCATACACTGTGAGTGGTTTGTTGTCCACAAATTGTGTAGAGTCGGCAGGTTGTTTGGTTCCGTTTCCTACTTGGGCTCGTACATCAAATATCTTTGGTGCAGAGAGGTCTACTTGTACAGGTGATATTGTGATTTCAGTTTGTGTATAGTCTAGGTTTTCACCGCATCCATTTACAGTAACTGTCTTTCCTACTGAGAATATGTTATGGTTGATAGATTCTAGTGCAACTACCTCAAATGATGTCTCTTTTGGAGAAAGCGAGGCCTGGTATACTAGGTGACGTATAGTGGAGTTGGAGTTTTCTTGTGCATATGGCTGGTTTGCTAATAGTTGTGCACTTACTACACCAGTTACAGATGTACGGACAATTACCATTGGGTCTACATCACTTACATCTGTTGCAACTTGGATTATTGC includes:
- a CDS encoding deoxyribonuclease IV, yielding MQVGLHVSIAGSIDKAVDNAVATECTAFQIFTRNPRGWAAKPLSNTDATNFKEKLVKSKIDRLATVAHMPYLPNLSSPDEDPFARSLDSLIDEVKRCSKLGIPYIVAHLGSHKGKGDQKGIEMLVKAFTKAAEDTPDDVTILLENTAGQKNSVGSDLDQLGSILSQLKPAKRFGICFDTCHAFAFGYDMSTEKGAAATLEKFDTAIGFEHLKILHLNDSKGELGSNLDRHEHIGLGYIGEKGMKYIIKAINRKKIPIILETPIDERRDDVGNLNKVKELAK
- a CDS encoding DNA primase, with amino-acid sequence MLKIGVKDLAKYPFLTEAGEYLRDTGLNLEQLGHSDWKPIVEKAYGRIVVASSGQIYQSDLDALDNDSELLSFIVAIILLKSAGMATLIKRFSLAESRRAERYLQQDLYASREKKNLELPLKIIQDVFSVNVSISNDEFVIKIPDYLKRAVHFHEKEWKLVNRRVANGYVYLSAHETVRLIRAELGEYINARIQSVSIGSIPESFRQRVEDLVSLAKKFSDASFVSSEYPPCVKHGIEVLEKGENLPHSGRFLLATYLLSKGQTVDQIAPLFKNAPDYNERTTRYQLEHISGSSGSGTKYQCPSCEKLRSESLCFAIPDCDGIINPVQFGKKRKTQ
- the glyS gene encoding glycine--tRNA ligase; the encoded protein is MDYEQIMQLALERGFYFPSCEIYSDAQAGFWEYGPSGVSLKNKFIELWRRELVRRDRMWEIDGSQIMSENVFVASGHLASFADPIAKCTKCKSIFRADKMIEEITGITVPESADLEEFDKVIEEKKIVCTKCKGSFEKINKFNMMFKVGIGAQGESAYLRPETCQSIFVDFPRLYKTMRGRLPIGIAQIGKSFRNEISPRQSLLRLREFYQAEIEVFCNPGNLDDLAKFAEVENTQIRIMIDDTIKSVTCKEALEQGLVPNKLVAYYLGLLVEFYQKTGIDVTKSRFRKLGDKEKAFYATVAFDFEVQTNTGWLELVACNYRSDYDLKNHASVSKEKFEVMDEETKVLPHVFEISMGIDRSLYTMIEHRLREDKENDRIVLSLEPYLSPIHVGVLSLVKKDGLAEKTEEVYMILRKKYDAFLDHSGAIGRRYRRLDEVGAPFAVTIDHQTLEDGTVTIRNRDSMSQERIKISELDSHLAKATAFP